Proteins encoded in a region of the Pseudomonas shahriarae genome:
- a CDS encoding SIS domain-containing protein, with the protein MTSKMLEEALSSCEAVAAQLQCLDPLLAEVAGRLRRQPPQVAMTVARGSSDHAASYFAYLTMQHVGVPVASLPMSVVTLAQAPLKVSGQAAFGFSQSGQSPDLVNSLRLLRKRGALSVSMVNAEDSPLEAACEFHVPLCAGPERSVAATKSFIATLSASAQLVGHWNQEDGLLEACHALPAGLREAATQDWSLAIDALRDCQRLMVIGRGAGFAIAQEAALKLKETSAIQAEAFSSAEVRHGPMALIDDNYPLLVFAPRGAEQPGLLSLATEMRQRGARVLLAAPDDIAERDLTLSRAEHPALDPILAIQSFYVMAAGLAQARGMDPDQPRHLSKVTRTH; encoded by the coding sequence TTGACTTCAAAAATGCTTGAAGAGGCCCTGTCCTCCTGTGAGGCCGTCGCGGCCCAACTGCAATGCCTCGACCCGCTGCTGGCCGAGGTCGCCGGCCGCCTGCGCCGCCAGCCGCCGCAAGTGGCGATGACCGTCGCCCGTGGCAGTTCGGACCACGCCGCCAGCTACTTCGCCTACCTGACCATGCAGCATGTGGGCGTTCCCGTGGCGTCGCTGCCGATGTCGGTGGTGACCCTGGCGCAGGCGCCACTGAAGGTCAGCGGCCAGGCGGCCTTCGGCTTCTCTCAGTCGGGGCAGAGCCCGGACCTGGTCAACAGCCTGCGCCTGCTGCGCAAGCGCGGGGCCTTGAGTGTGTCGATGGTCAACGCCGAAGACTCGCCCCTGGAAGCCGCCTGCGAATTCCATGTGCCGCTGTGCGCCGGCCCCGAGCGTAGCGTGGCCGCGACCAAGAGTTTTATCGCCACCTTGAGCGCCAGCGCCCAGTTGGTCGGGCACTGGAACCAGGAAGACGGCCTGCTCGAAGCTTGCCACGCCCTGCCTGCCGGCCTGCGCGAAGCGGCGACCCAGGATTGGAGCCTGGCCATCGACGCCCTGCGCGACTGCCAGCGCCTGATGGTCATCGGCCGTGGCGCCGGGTTTGCCATCGCCCAGGAAGCCGCGCTCAAGCTCAAGGAAACCTCGGCGATCCAGGCCGAAGCCTTCAGCAGCGCCGAAGTGCGCCACGGGCCGATGGCCTTGATCGACGATAACTACCCGTTGCTGGTGTTCGCCCCACGCGGCGCCGAACAGCCGGGCCTGCTGAGCCTGGCCACAGAAATGCGCCAGCGCGGGGCTCGGGTGCTGCTGGCCGCGCCCGACGATATCGCCGAACGCGACCTGACCCTCAGCCGCGCCGAACACCCGGCCCTGGACCCGATCCTGGCAATCCAGAGCTTCTACGTGATGGCCGCCGGCCTGGCGCAGGCCCGGGGCATGGACCCGGACCAGCCCCGCCACCTGAGCAAAGTCACTCGCACCCACTGA
- the ptsP gene encoding phosphoenolpyruvate--protein phosphotransferase — protein MPDNNNDLTLSAPLSGPVLTLGNVPDDVFASGAMGDGIAIDPLNDCLHAPCAGVVIHVARTGHALTIRADNGAEVLLHVGIDTVELQGEGFALLVQQGARVSNGQPLVRFDLDRIARQCKSLVSLIILTNGEQFELRPVAVNAVKVGEALLRIVARQAGVVQPVMADTAEAHASASVRITHRGGLHARPAALVRKAAQGFSSQVQLHFGDKSASCDSLIGLMSLGIGEGDEVRVNCVGKDADAALQALVAALSVVIKEEHHAPAIVAPRRANSEAGVLQGVCAAPGLVYGPLFHLTGIELPADTGNHSADEQLQRLDAALEQVRSEIRTTLKHARQRKSVQEEEIFAAHLALLEDPTLLEAATGAIENGSAATHAWHDAIQAQCGVLLALGKPLFAERSNDLRDLQQRVLRALQGEAWHFGLPAGAIVSAHELTPSDLLQLSAQQAAGLCMAEGGATSHVAILARGKGLPCVVALGAEVLDVPQGQRVVLDAVNGRLELEPTEARRAEVHQIRDAQKLRRQQQQAQAQQPANTIDGTTIEVAANVASSAEAQVAFESGADGVGLLRTEFLFVDRRTAPDEQEQRQAYQAVLDAMGDKSVIIRTIDVGGDKQLDYLPLPIETNPVLGLRGIRLAQVRPEVLDQQLRALLQVSPLARCRILLPMVSEVDELLHIRQRFDELCAELELTQRPELGVMIEVPAAALMAEQLARHADFLSIGTNDLSQYTLAMDRDHAGLAARVDALHPALLRLIAQTCSGAAKHGRWVGVCGALASDPLATPVLVGLGVSELSVSPPQIGEIKDRVRHLDAAQCRQLSQGLLDLSSAKAVRQACQHHWPLS, from the coding sequence ATGCCCGACAATAATAATGACCTCACCCTCAGCGCCCCCCTCAGCGGGCCAGTGCTGACCCTGGGCAATGTGCCTGACGACGTGTTCGCCAGTGGCGCCATGGGCGACGGGATTGCCATCGACCCCCTCAACGATTGCCTGCATGCGCCGTGTGCCGGGGTCGTGATCCACGTTGCCCGTACCGGCCACGCCCTGACTATCCGCGCCGACAATGGCGCCGAGGTGCTGCTGCATGTGGGCATCGACACCGTCGAACTGCAAGGCGAAGGCTTTGCCTTGCTGGTCCAGCAAGGCGCACGGGTCAGCAATGGGCAGCCCCTGGTGCGCTTTGACCTGGATCGCATCGCCCGCCAGTGCAAAAGCCTGGTCAGCCTGATCATCCTCACTAACGGTGAGCAGTTCGAACTGCGCCCCGTGGCCGTGAACGCCGTCAAGGTCGGCGAAGCCCTGCTGCGCATCGTTGCGCGTCAGGCTGGCGTCGTGCAGCCCGTGATGGCCGACACCGCCGAGGCGCACGCCAGTGCCAGCGTGCGCATTACCCACCGTGGCGGTTTGCATGCACGGCCGGCGGCATTAGTGCGCAAGGCTGCGCAGGGTTTCAGTAGCCAGGTGCAGTTGCATTTCGGCGACAAGTCAGCGTCGTGCGACAGCCTGATCGGCTTGATGAGCCTGGGCATTGGCGAAGGTGATGAAGTCCGTGTGAACTGTGTCGGAAAGGATGCCGACGCGGCGCTGCAGGCGTTGGTCGCGGCCTTATCCGTCGTCATTAAAGAAGAACACCACGCCCCGGCCATCGTCGCTCCACGCCGGGCAAACAGTGAAGCCGGTGTGCTGCAAGGTGTGTGTGCTGCGCCGGGACTGGTCTACGGGCCGTTGTTTCACCTGACCGGTATCGAACTGCCGGCCGACACCGGCAACCATTCCGCCGACGAACAACTGCAACGCCTGGACGCAGCGTTGGAGCAAGTGCGCAGCGAAATCCGCACGACACTGAAGCATGCCCGCCAGCGTAAGAGCGTCCAGGAAGAGGAGATCTTCGCGGCGCATCTCGCCTTGCTGGAGGACCCAACACTGCTGGAGGCGGCTACCGGCGCCATCGAAAACGGCAGCGCCGCCACCCACGCCTGGCACGATGCAATCCAGGCGCAATGTGGGGTGTTGCTGGCCTTGGGCAAACCACTGTTCGCCGAGCGTTCAAACGATCTACGGGATCTGCAACAACGCGTATTGCGAGCTTTGCAAGGTGAAGCCTGGCACTTCGGATTGCCTGCCGGCGCGATCGTCAGCGCCCACGAGTTGACGCCGTCTGACCTGCTGCAATTGAGTGCCCAGCAGGCTGCCGGCCTCTGTATGGCCGAAGGCGGTGCGACTTCCCATGTGGCGATTCTGGCTCGTGGCAAAGGCTTGCCGTGTGTGGTAGCGCTGGGCGCCGAAGTACTCGATGTTCCCCAAGGCCAACGGGTGGTGCTCGACGCCGTCAACGGTCGCCTGGAACTGGAACCCACCGAAGCGCGCCGCGCCGAAGTGCACCAGATTCGCGACGCACAGAAGCTGCGTCGCCAACAGCAACAGGCCCAGGCCCAACAGCCGGCGAACACCATTGATGGCACGACCATCGAAGTGGCCGCCAACGTCGCCTCCAGCGCCGAAGCCCAGGTTGCTTTTGAAAGCGGCGCCGATGGCGTGGGCCTGCTGCGCACCGAATTCCTCTTCGTCGACCGCCGCACCGCGCCAGATGAGCAGGAACAGCGCCAGGCCTACCAAGCCGTGCTGGATGCCATGGGCGACAAGTCCGTGATTATCCGCACCATCGATGTGGGCGGCGATAAGCAGCTTGATTATCTGCCGCTGCCGATTGAAACCAACCCGGTGCTGGGCTTGCGCGGTATTCGCCTGGCTCAGGTCCGCCCTGAGGTGCTCGACCAGCAATTGCGTGCTCTGCTGCAGGTAAGCCCGCTGGCGCGTTGCCGCATCCTGCTGCCGATGGTCAGCGAAGTCGACGAGCTGCTGCACATCCGCCAGCGCTTCGATGAGCTGTGCGCAGAGCTGGAACTGACCCAGCGCCCCGAACTGGGAGTGATGATCGAAGTGCCCGCCGCTGCGTTGATGGCCGAGCAACTGGCCAGGCACGCGGACTTCCTGTCCATTGGCACCAATGACCTGTCCCAGTACACCCTGGCCATGGACCGCGACCACGCCGGCCTCGCCGCGCGGGTCGATGCGTTGCACCCGGCGCTGCTGCGCCTGATCGCCCAGACCTGCAGCGGCGCGGCTAAACACGGGCGTTGGGTCGGTGTGTGCGGTGCCCTCGCTTCCGACCCGCTGGCTACGCCGGTGCTGGTCGGTCTGGGCGTCAGCGAGCTGTCGGTGAGCCCGCCGCAGATCGGTGAAATCAAGGACCGCGTCCGCCACCTGGACGCGGCGCAATGCCGGCAACTGAGCCAAGGCCTGCTCGACCTGAGCAGTGCCAAAGCCGTCCGCCAAGCCTGTCAACACCACTGGCCGCTGAGCTGA
- the nagE gene encoding N-acetylglucosamine-specific PTS transporter subunit IIBC → MYQHFIEGLQRLGRALMLPIAILPIAGLLLRLGDTDLLNIAVMHDAGQAIFANLALIFAIGIAVGFARDNNGTAGLAGAIGYLVMVSTLKGMDTSINMGMLAGIASGLMAGALYNRFKDIKLPEYLAFFGGRRFVPIITGFSAVGLGVIFGLIWAPIQHGIDSFGVLLMESGSLGAFVFGVVNRLLIVTGLHHILNNMAWFVFGTFTDPVTGAVVTGDLARYFAGDPKGGQFMTGMFPVMLFGLPAACLAMYRNALPERRKVMGGIFLSMALTSFLTGVTEPVEFAFMFLAPFLYLIHAVLTGLSMAVTNMLDIHLGFTFAAGVIDMVLGWGKSSNGWLVFPVGLAYAVIYYSVFNYCIRRFNLKTPGREDIQVVQAQAMSDSQRASAYIRALGGADNLLSVGACTTRLRLDMVDRNKAVDAELKALGAIAVVRPGSGGSLQVVVGPMADCIADEIRLAMPSFVVRAPVTGAPLDKPMAVDVQEAEKWLSALGGRGNVRQLEAVAMTRLRVELGDESGLSEADLTALGCQGLSQLESGVWHLLIGDKATGLGEALECLVGAQQTGAGA, encoded by the coding sequence ATGTATCAACATTTTATCGAAGGCCTGCAACGCCTGGGCCGGGCACTCATGCTGCCGATCGCGATCCTGCCGATCGCCGGCCTGCTGCTACGCCTGGGCGACACCGACCTGCTGAACATCGCGGTGATGCACGACGCCGGGCAGGCAATTTTCGCCAACCTCGCGCTGATCTTCGCCATCGGCATCGCCGTGGGGTTCGCCCGTGACAACAACGGCACGGCGGGTTTGGCCGGTGCGATTGGTTACCTGGTGATGGTCTCCACGCTCAAGGGGATGGACACCTCTATCAACATGGGCATGCTTGCGGGTATCGCCAGTGGCTTGATGGCAGGCGCGCTGTATAACCGCTTCAAGGACATCAAGTTGCCGGAGTACCTGGCGTTCTTTGGCGGGCGGCGGTTTGTGCCGATTATCACGGGGTTCAGCGCGGTTGGACTGGGGGTGATCTTTGGTTTGATCTGGGCGCCGATCCAGCACGGTATCGACAGCTTCGGCGTGCTGCTGATGGAAAGCGGCAGCCTCGGCGCGTTTGTGTTTGGGGTGGTCAACCGCCTGCTGATCGTCACTGGCCTGCACCACATCCTCAACAATATGGCGTGGTTTGTGTTCGGCACCTTTACCGATCCGGTGACCGGCGCCGTGGTCACTGGCGACCTCGCTCGCTACTTCGCGGGCGACCCCAAAGGCGGCCAATTCATGACCGGCATGTTCCCGGTGATGCTCTTCGGCCTGCCCGCTGCGTGCTTGGCGATGTATCGGAATGCGCTGCCTGAACGCCGCAAAGTGATGGGCGGGATTTTCCTGTCGATGGCGCTGACCTCGTTCTTGACCGGAGTGACTGAGCCGGTCGAATTCGCGTTTATGTTCCTGGCGCCATTCCTGTATCTGATCCATGCGGTGCTGACTGGCCTGTCGATGGCTGTCACCAATATGCTGGATATCCACCTGGGCTTTACCTTCGCCGCAGGGGTTATCGACATGGTGCTGGGTTGGGGCAAGTCCAGCAATGGTTGGTTGGTGTTTCCTGTGGGGTTGGCTTACGCGGTGATCTACTACAGCGTGTTCAACTACTGCATTCGTCGGTTCAACCTGAAGACCCCTGGCCGTGAAGATATCCAGGTGGTACAGGCCCAAGCAATGAGTGATAGCCAGCGGGCCAGTGCCTATATCCGCGCCCTGGGCGGCGCCGACAACCTGCTCAGCGTCGGCGCCTGCACCACCCGTCTGCGCCTGGACATGGTCGACCGCAACAAGGCGGTGGACGCGGAGCTGAAAGCACTCGGCGCGATAGCTGTTGTGCGGCCAGGGAGCGGCGGGAGTTTGCAGGTGGTGGTCGGGCCGATGGCGGATTGCATTGCTGATGAAATTCGGTTGGCCATGCCTTCGTTTGTTGTCAGAGCACCTGTGACGGGTGCGCCCTTGGATAAGCCGATGGCGGTGGATGTGCAGGAAGCCGAGAAATGGCTGAGCGCGTTGGGTGGCAGGGGGAATGTGCGGCAGTTGGAAGCGGTGGCGATGACGCGGTTGCGTGTGGAGTTGGGGGATGAATCGGGGTTGTCCGAAGCTGATCTCACTGCGCTAGGTTGCCAAGGTCTCAGCCAGCTGGAAAGCGGTGTTTGGCACTTGTTGATTGGTGACAAGGCCACAGGCTTGGGTGAGGCGCTTGAGTGCTTGGTCGGTGCTCAACAGACCGGGGCGGGCGCTTAA
- the chbG gene encoding chitin disaccharide deacetylase, which produces MKKILIVNADDFGMSKGQNYGIVESYNNGIVTSTTAMVTSPYALHAAELSQKNPGLGVGLHFVLTYGRPLTAMKSLVNEAGELGKWLWGYAEKGMLEPAEIAVELNAQFEKFIEVFGRGPTHLDSHHFVHMLPEIYPVVESFASSKLLPLRIDRTEAKKFNIQVNTSRATNYFDSSFYGEAVSEALILQILENADKRGCMSLEIMCHPAFLDDVILRSSYCYPRIKEIDVLTSLALRKEIISRGYSLENYSSI; this is translated from the coding sequence ATGAAAAAAATCTTAATTGTTAATGCCGATGACTTTGGCATGAGCAAAGGCCAGAACTACGGGATAGTTGAGTCCTACAATAACGGCATCGTCACGTCGACAACCGCCATGGTTACCTCTCCTTATGCGTTACACGCAGCTGAACTGAGTCAGAAAAACCCAGGTTTAGGCGTCGGGCTTCACTTTGTTTTGACCTATGGACGTCCGTTAACGGCTATGAAAAGTCTGGTTAATGAAGCCGGGGAGCTAGGTAAATGGTTGTGGGGATATGCAGAAAAGGGAATGCTGGAACCCGCAGAGATAGCAGTCGAATTAAATGCGCAATTTGAGAAGTTTATAGAGGTTTTTGGGAGGGGCCCTACACATTTGGACAGCCATCATTTTGTGCATATGCTGCCAGAAATTTATCCCGTGGTTGAGAGCTTCGCAAGCAGTAAATTATTGCCTTTGCGGATAGACCGCACTGAAGCTAAAAAATTTAATATTCAAGTAAATACTTCCCGTGCCACCAATTATTTCGATTCCAGTTTTTATGGAGAGGCCGTTTCAGAGGCGCTTATCCTGCAAATACTAGAGAATGCCGATAAGCGAGGTTGTATGAGTCTTGAGATAATGTGTCATCCCGCATTTTTAGATGATGTCATTCTAAGGAGTTCATATTGCTACCCTCGGATTAAAGAGATTGATGTTTTGACCTCCCTGGCGCTCAGGAAAGAAATAATATCCCGCGGATATAGCTTGGAAAACTACTCTTCGATCTGA
- a CDS encoding hybrid-cluster NAD(P)-dependent oxidoreductase, with protein MTLTNKPYLTEITFYPVKSTGGISQSQVWVEKQGIAFDRRFMVAREDGEMITAREFPQLLNITAALFAEGLYLTYAQCKRLVLKYSDFMMLEAGTNVFKDNFIAFTTTDEANQWFSAILSAPVQLLYTGEQSNRTREAIPFNISFADGYPLLIISEASLAALNERSIENVSMTHFRPNLVVSGTNAFDEDSWKRIRIGDVIFEGVKPCTRCVLTTIDPKSTIFDAKKEPLKTLSEFRSDEQGNIKFGHNLVALNEGVIRVGDFIEVLEEKPREVFNVSATQRLSLICAKRENVSHDICTFWFESGNGNLLPSYLPGQHLPITLKIDGQYFTRRYTLSSTPSRAGLYAISVKRAPGGRVSNWLHDRLQVGHKLAMESPAGEFYLDITADKLLLLAAGSGITPMISMLRYLYDNKRHIDIYLYYQCRTREDIAFKSEIDYLKSVNPNLKVIVALTRPDELWGGPKRRLDTQLLKGIPKVSERQVFACGPDEFMKYARCELLKLGVPKSHYHQETFNVAIIPQAEFRPVNLIVNGVAFLGDNQQPLLRQAEQAGVQLPYGCRAGFCGQCKVRVVSGCVDQQSASAVSAEEQMSNHVLTCCAVPLTDLVVESA; from the coding sequence GTGACCTTGACGAATAAACCTTATTTAACTGAGATAACATTTTATCCTGTTAAATCGACGGGTGGAATCAGCCAGTCACAAGTGTGGGTTGAGAAGCAGGGGATTGCGTTCGATCGCCGCTTTATGGTGGCGCGTGAAGATGGCGAGATGATAACGGCCCGTGAGTTCCCGCAGTTACTTAATATAACCGCTGCGCTATTTGCGGAGGGATTATATTTAACCTATGCGCAATGCAAACGTCTCGTATTAAAGTATTCGGATTTTATGATGCTTGAGGCTGGTACCAATGTGTTCAAGGATAACTTTATTGCCTTTACTACCACCGATGAGGCGAATCAATGGTTTTCGGCTATTTTGAGTGCCCCGGTGCAACTGCTTTATACCGGTGAACAATCAAATAGAACGCGTGAGGCTATTCCATTTAACATCAGTTTCGCTGACGGTTACCCTTTGCTTATTATCAGTGAGGCCTCTCTGGCCGCGCTGAATGAGCGCAGCATCGAGAATGTCTCAATGACCCATTTTAGACCTAATCTAGTGGTCAGTGGAACGAATGCTTTCGATGAGGATAGCTGGAAGCGAATTCGTATTGGTGACGTTATCTTTGAGGGAGTTAAACCCTGCACGCGATGTGTTCTCACAACGATTGATCCGAAAAGCACAATCTTCGATGCAAAAAAAGAGCCGTTAAAAACACTGTCTGAATTCAGAAGCGATGAACAAGGAAATATTAAATTCGGGCATAATCTTGTTGCCCTCAACGAAGGAGTGATTAGAGTAGGGGATTTTATCGAGGTTTTAGAAGAGAAGCCCCGGGAGGTATTTAACGTCAGTGCCACTCAACGCCTAAGTCTGATTTGTGCTAAGCGGGAGAACGTCTCTCACGATATTTGTACTTTCTGGTTTGAATCTGGAAACGGCAATTTACTTCCCTCATACCTTCCAGGGCAACATCTTCCTATAACGCTTAAAATAGACGGTCAGTATTTCACGCGTCGCTATACGCTATCGTCAACGCCTTCGCGCGCGGGGCTATATGCAATATCGGTAAAACGAGCACCCGGTGGGCGTGTCTCGAACTGGTTACATGATCGCTTGCAGGTGGGGCACAAGTTAGCTATGGAATCACCTGCCGGTGAATTTTATCTCGATATTACTGCTGATAAGCTTCTATTGCTTGCTGCGGGCAGCGGTATCACACCAATGATTTCTATGCTGCGTTACCTCTATGATAATAAAAGGCATATTGATATTTATCTCTACTATCAATGCCGCACTCGGGAAGACATAGCTTTTAAGTCAGAGATTGATTATCTTAAGAGCGTTAACCCTAATCTGAAAGTTATTGTCGCATTAACTCGGCCTGATGAATTATGGGGCGGGCCAAAGCGACGCTTAGATACTCAGTTGCTCAAGGGGATTCCTAAGGTAAGCGAACGGCAGGTATTTGCCTGTGGTCCTGATGAGTTCATGAAATATGCTCGGTGTGAGTTATTGAAGCTCGGTGTGCCTAAGTCACATTATCATCAAGAAACCTTCAATGTTGCTATTATCCCTCAGGCTGAGTTTAGGCCTGTTAACCTGATAGTCAATGGAGTCGCCTTCTTAGGCGATAATCAGCAGCCTTTATTGCGTCAGGCTGAGCAAGCGGGTGTGCAATTACCTTATGGATGTCGTGCAGGGTTTTGTGGTCAATGTAAAGTGAGAGTCGTTTCTGGGTGCGTTGACCAACAAAGTGCATCAGCGGTATCTGCAGAAGAGCAAATGAGCAATCATGTCTTGACCTGCTGTGCGGTTCCATTAACAGACTTGGTAGTGGAATCTGCGTGA
- a CDS encoding isochorismatase family protein → MKDQPSPIPLVILDVQDAIDRPNWDGKNNPGYVAVIQRLLDLWRSNDWPVLHVKHDERTPTSSYYVHGPWNGIKEVVAPIKGEAVIIKHENCAFIGTELDATLKGMKAKQLVLTGVVIHNSMDATVRAGKALGYSIILPSDATTAVPVVGANGKTWDAKTVYDLTLAILGDEYADVMSSDEVIAQFT, encoded by the coding sequence ATGAAGGATCAACCCAGCCCTATCCCCCTAGTTATCCTTGACGTTCAGGACGCCATTGATCGCCCGAACTGGGACGGAAAAAATAATCCTGGGTACGTGGCGGTAATCCAACGCCTTCTTGATCTATGGCGATCAAACGACTGGCCAGTTCTGCACGTGAAGCACGATGAACGAACTCCTACATCTAGTTATTACGTCCATGGCCCGTGGAATGGCATCAAGGAAGTCGTTGCCCCGATAAAGGGAGAAGCCGTCATCATCAAACATGAAAACTGCGCCTTCATTGGCACCGAGTTGGACGCCACTCTCAAAGGGATGAAAGCAAAGCAGTTGGTGCTAACGGGGGTCGTCATTCATAACAGCATGGATGCCACGGTCCGTGCGGGCAAAGCACTCGGATACAGCATCATTCTTCCCTCAGACGCCACAACTGCTGTGCCCGTCGTCGGGGCGAATGGAAAGACCTGGGACGCCAAAACTGTTTACGACCTGACCTTGGCAATACTTGGTGATGAATATGCCGATGTTATGTCATCGGACGAAGTGATCGCACAGTTCACGTAA
- a CDS encoding TetR/AcrR family transcriptional regulator codes for MSSIETREQGSRPQPRRRMSREERQRQLLDVAWRLVREEGTEALTLGRLAEQAGVTKPVVYDHFSTRPGLLAALYQEFDARQTALMDAALQTSEPTLQDTATVIASSYVNCVLLQGNEIPGVIAALASSPELEKIKREYEAIFMNKCRMALSPFTREGSIAPASLRAMLGAAEALSHAAATGEITPEQAQGELFETIIAMVDRSARGGT; via the coding sequence ATGTCAAGCATCGAGACAAGAGAGCAGGGTTCCAGACCGCAGCCGCGTCGGCGCATGTCAAGGGAAGAAAGGCAACGACAGTTGCTGGACGTCGCCTGGCGGCTAGTCCGGGAGGAAGGCACGGAAGCCTTGACGCTTGGACGGCTCGCCGAACAAGCTGGCGTGACAAAACCCGTGGTTTACGATCATTTCAGCACGCGGCCCGGGTTGCTGGCGGCGCTCTATCAGGAGTTCGATGCTCGCCAGACCGCACTCATGGACGCCGCGCTTCAGACGAGCGAACCCACCTTGCAGGACACGGCGACGGTCATCGCATCGTCTTACGTCAACTGCGTGCTTCTTCAGGGCAACGAGATACCCGGTGTGATCGCGGCGTTGGCCAGCTCACCAGAGCTCGAAAAGATCAAGCGCGAATACGAAGCGATCTTCATGAACAAGTGCCGGATGGCCCTCTCCCCATTTACCAGAGAGGGTTCTATCGCGCCCGCGAGTCTTCGAGCGATGCTCGGTGCGGCCGAGGCCCTATCCCATGCCGCCGCAACCGGAGAAATCACACCCGAGCAGGCGCAGGGCGAACTCTTCGAAACGATCATCGCAATGGTCGACAGAAGCGCGCGCGGTGGCACGTAA
- a CDS encoding NAD(P)H-dependent oxidoreductase, with amino-acid sequence MHALIVVAHHDPQSLTHSLASQIAEGVSLADPGNSFEIADLSAQAFDPRFTAADLAVHHREEPPPADVAAEQARIDRADALVLVYPIYWWSMPALLKGWIDRVFANGWAFDYSSDAKLVKKLRHLRVHLVGVGGADGGTYERHGYADAMKTQIDHGIFDYCGACVVTSELLLESEMQDPKVHMDTARALGRELFTVSKRCSNNGTSHNGTDLFSMT; translated from the coding sequence ATTCACGCGCTTATCGTTGTTGCCCATCACGATCCCCAGTCCCTCACCCATAGCCTCGCTTCGCAAATCGCCGAAGGCGTATCCCTGGCAGATCCCGGCAACTCCTTCGAAATCGCGGACCTCTCGGCGCAAGCGTTCGATCCAAGGTTCACTGCGGCTGATCTCGCTGTCCATCACAGGGAGGAACCGCCTCCCGCTGATGTTGCCGCCGAGCAGGCGCGGATCGATCGCGCCGATGCCCTTGTGCTGGTCTATCCCATCTACTGGTGGTCGATGCCGGCGCTTCTCAAGGGGTGGATCGATCGCGTGTTCGCCAATGGCTGGGCGTTTGATTACAGTTCGGATGCCAAGCTGGTGAAGAAGCTTCGTCACCTGCGCGTTCATCTTGTCGGTGTCGGCGGTGCCGATGGGGGAACCTATGAGCGGCACGGCTATGCCGACGCCATGAAGACGCAGATTGACCATGGGATCTTCGACTATTGCGGCGCATGCGTAGTGACGTCCGAACTCCTACTCGAGTCAGAAATGCAGGATCCGAAGGTTCATATGGACACTGCACGAGCTCTCGGTCGCGAACTTTTCACTGTATCTAAGCGATGCAGTAATAACGGAACCAGTCATAACGGGACAGATTTATTTTCCATGACCTGA
- a CDS encoding TetR/AcrR family transcriptional regulator: MTSTILTSAAERIAQLAVEQFAEHGYDAASLNDIAVRAGIKKASLYAHFASKDALYVVALELALRAELDYVQSQFARNSRSIKAPGEVYINNLQRRHSANQSLRFLLRAAFYPPTPLRDVVMSGFNDYMATIRGHFQQALLKAYPDVDEQAMQVLAEAYLVMIDSLHVELTYGDAPAYARRLEALQRLSRAVGYDEIILRLRG; encoded by the coding sequence ATGACATCCACCATCCTGACCTCGGCCGCCGAACGCATCGCACAACTGGCCGTGGAGCAATTTGCCGAGCATGGTTACGACGCCGCCTCACTGAATGACATCGCCGTTCGCGCAGGCATCAAGAAGGCTTCGCTATACGCCCACTTTGCGAGCAAGGACGCGCTCTACGTGGTCGCACTCGAACTCGCCCTACGGGCCGAGCTCGATTACGTGCAAAGCCAATTTGCCAGGAACTCGCGGTCGATCAAGGCCCCCGGCGAGGTCTATATCAACAACCTGCAACGCCGCCACAGCGCCAATCAATCCCTGCGGTTCTTGTTACGGGCCGCGTTCTACCCGCCGACGCCGCTGAGGGACGTGGTCATGTCCGGGTTCAATGACTATATGGCGACGATCCGCGGCCATTTCCAACAGGCGCTGCTTAAGGCCTATCCGGACGTAGACGAGCAGGCCATGCAAGTGTTGGCAGAGGCTTACCTGGTGATGATCGACAGCCTGCATGTAGAACTGACCTACGGTGATGCGCCGGCCTACGCACGCCGTCTGGAGGCGCTGCAACGGTTGTCGCGGGCGGTGGGTTACGATGAGATTATTCTTCGGCTACGGGGGTAA